The Sulfurimonas hydrogeniphila genome includes a window with the following:
- the fabG gene encoding 3-oxoacyl-ACP reductase FabG: MKFSGKNVLVTGASRGIGAEIAKTLAGFGLKVWINYRSGAKEADAVKEAIEAEGGSAAVIGFDVTDEAAFIDGIKTIVDADGELSYLVNNAGITKDKLALRMKTEDFMAVINANLTSAFIGCRESMKVMRKKKFGSVVNIASIVGETGNGGQTNYAASKGGVIAMTKSFAIEAATSGIRYNTITPGFIATEMTEVLSDEVKKSFTDKIPMNRFGDAKEVANATAFLLSDYASYITGETLKVNGGMNMA, encoded by the coding sequence ATGAAATTTAGCGGAAAAAATGTTTTAGTAACAGGCGCAAGCCGTGGAATAGGTGCAGAAATCGCCAAAACTTTGGCGGGATTTGGTCTAAAGGTGTGGATAAACTACAGAAGCGGCGCAAAAGAAGCGGATGCGGTAAAAGAGGCAATCGAAGCAGAGGGAGGCAGTGCGGCGGTTATCGGGTTTGATGTAACCGATGAGGCAGCTTTTATTGACGGGATAAAGACAATAGTGGATGCGGACGGTGAGCTTTCCTATCTTGTAAACAATGCAGGCATTACAAAAGACAAGCTGGCATTGCGTATGAAAACAGAAGATTTTATGGCTGTTATTAACGCTAATCTTACCTCTGCTTTTATCGGATGTCGCGAATCTATGAAAGTTATGCGAAAGAAAAAATTCGGTTCGGTTGTCAATATTGCTTCGATTGTAGGCGAAACAGGAAACGGCGGACAGACAAACTATGCAGCGAGCAAAGGCGGGGTTATCGCAATGACAAAAAGCTTTGCAATTGAAGCTGCGACAAGCGGTATACGATACAACACTATCACACCGGGATTTATTGCAACTGAAATGACAGAAGTGCTGAGTGATGAGGTGAAAAAAAGTTTTACAGACAAGATTCCTATGAACCGTTTCGGTGATGCAAAAGAGGTGGCAAACGCAACAGCTTTTTTACTTTCGGACTATGCAAGTTACATTACGGGAGAAACTTTAAAAGTTAACGGCGGAATGAACATGGCATAA
- the acpP gene encoding acyl carrier protein codes for MALLDDIKEVVVEQLSVNPDEVKPDSKFVEDLGADSLDVVELVMALEEKFDIEIPDDEAEKIQTVQDVVNYIENK; via the coding sequence ATGGCACTTTTAGATGATATTAAAGAAGTAGTAGTTGAGCAGTTAAGCGTTAACCCAGATGAAGTAAAACCGGATTCAAAATTCGTAGAAGATTTAGGTGCAGACAGTCTTGATGTTGTAGAACTGGTAATGGCTCTTGAAGAAAAATTCGACATCGAAATTCCTGATGATGAAGCTGAAAAAATTCAAACTGTTCAAGATGTTGTAAACTATATCGAAAACAAGTAG